The following proteins come from a genomic window of Yinghuangia sp. ASG 101:
- a CDS encoding aldo/keto reductase — protein sequence MAESKAGSTRPRTGGRPTSTEAAELTERLRRAAFDTFLEHGYDATTMESVAQAAGITKGTLYSRYADKRALFIAVTKWALTRHERDERVAEPLPDDLAEALTVMARAILARSVDPDLVRLSRMSIAVAGRFPAFAASSQAVTWTPRIKVLIDLLRRHERAGTIAVPDIELAAEQFFAQVGAMPAWLAAYGTQRSPEDEERHIRHAVGLFLRGALVRGDAAEGSARAAEPGEPEAAGAQGEEVGAPSVADATGRRPAGAARPGTGSPARTGAGAASAASPAAPLVPQYRRLGDSGLRVSRLALNAANLGVPGPGRDERTAVETVLHYLDAGGNLIDTGGTDPGAEEICGRALRDRRAEAVLAATIAPPAAGSRDTANSRRHIRAACEASLRRLGTDHIDLCQLHVDDPATPLEETIDALDELVRAGKVLYIGAANLPAYRLMKALAVSDRLGRARFISCQGEYHLGAREAEREHFPLAAEEGVGFIGRGAPAAGTGAARGAATRPGREAAIDRIAAGLGCTAWQLDLAWQYTRPITTVLVEARTTAELDARLTAAHIAIPAEVSAELDALV from the coding sequence ATGGCGGAGTCCAAGGCGGGCAGCACACGTCCACGCACGGGCGGGCGCCCGACATCGACCGAAGCGGCCGAGCTGACCGAGCGGCTGCGGCGCGCCGCCTTCGACACGTTCCTCGAACACGGGTACGACGCCACCACCATGGAGTCGGTGGCCCAGGCCGCGGGCATCACCAAGGGCACGCTGTACTCCCGCTACGCCGACAAGCGCGCGCTGTTCATCGCGGTGACCAAGTGGGCCCTGACCCGCCACGAACGCGACGAACGGGTCGCGGAGCCGCTGCCGGACGACCTCGCCGAGGCGCTGACCGTCATGGCCCGGGCGATCCTGGCCCGCTCGGTCGACCCGGACCTCGTGCGCCTCAGCCGCATGTCGATCGCGGTCGCGGGCCGCTTCCCCGCGTTCGCGGCGAGTTCGCAGGCGGTGACGTGGACCCCGCGCATCAAGGTGCTGATCGACCTGCTGCGCCGCCACGAGCGCGCGGGCACCATCGCGGTGCCGGACATCGAACTGGCCGCCGAGCAGTTCTTCGCCCAGGTGGGCGCGATGCCGGCGTGGCTGGCGGCGTACGGGACGCAGCGCTCGCCGGAGGACGAGGAGCGCCATATCCGGCACGCGGTGGGGCTGTTCCTGCGCGGCGCCCTGGTGCGCGGAGACGCGGCGGAGGGCTCCGCGCGCGCAGCGGAACCGGGGGAGCCCGAGGCGGCGGGCGCGCAAGGCGAGGAGGTCGGGGCGCCAAGCGTCGCGGACGCGACGGGACGGCGGCCCGCCGGAGCGGCCCGGCCCGGCACCGGCTCTCCGGCCCGTACCGGCGCCGGTGCCGCATCCGCCGCCTCCCCGGCCGCGCCCCTGGTGCCCCAGTACCGCCGCCTGGGCGACAGCGGCCTCCGGGTCTCCCGCCTCGCGCTGAACGCCGCGAACCTCGGTGTCCCGGGCCCGGGTCGCGACGAGCGGACCGCCGTCGAGACCGTGCTCCACTACCTCGACGCCGGCGGCAACCTCATCGACACCGGCGGCACGGACCCCGGCGCGGAGGAGATCTGCGGGCGGGCGCTGCGCGACCGGCGGGCCGAGGCGGTGCTCGCCGCGACGATCGCCCCGCCCGCCGCCGGTTCGCGGGACACCGCCAACAGCCGCCGCCACATCCGCGCCGCGTGCGAGGCCAGCCTGCGCCGGCTCGGGACCGACCACATCGACCTGTGCCAGCTCCACGTCGACGACCCGGCCACCCCGCTGGAGGAGACGATCGACGCGCTGGACGAACTCGTCCGCGCCGGAAAGGTGTTGTACATCGGCGCGGCGAACCTGCCCGCGTACCGCCTGATGAAGGCGCTGGCGGTGAGCGACCGGCTGGGCCGGGCCCGGTTCATCTCCTGTCAGGGCGAATACCACCTGGGTGCCCGCGAGGCCGAACGCGAGCACTTTCCGCTGGCGGCGGAGGAGGGCGTCGGCTTCATCGGGCGCGGGGCGCCCGCGGCCGGAACCGGGGCCGCCCGGGGCGCCGCGACGCGGCCCGGCCGGGAGGCCGCCATCGACCGCATCGCCGCCGGACTCGGGTGCACGGCATGGCAGTTGGACCTCGCCTGGCAGTACACGCGGCCGATCACGACCGTGCTCGTCGAAGCGCGGACGACCGCCGAACTCGACGCGCGACTCACGGCGGCGCACATCGCGATCCCGGCGGAGGTGTCGGCCGAACTCGACGCCCTGGTGTGA
- a CDS encoding Acg family FMN-binding oxidoreductase — protein MIRAPLTPKQRERVLRAATSAPSKHNTQPWWFRWDGDDLEVHIDPERVLPRADPDGREAHIACGAAAFAARLGYASLGLGTDTALLPAPHEPLYAARLRVVGAAPDPRFETLYWSLPSRRTNRAPFRDTAIPSLVLEYLRDAARDEGTWLRVVGREPAYEHLLTLIRVATGLEDDYLREERAAWVDAPDARHRRDGVPARSLGPRPQDPTGAVRDLAVGRDTPGRGTTAFERHPTLAVLETRDDTPVQWLVAGQALLRVLVTGTRYGVAASFANQALEYPDLRDEVASEAKHFGTAQMVLRLGMGTEVPPTPRRPLSDVVGPRTRHV, from the coding sequence ATGATCCGCGCGCCCCTCACCCCCAAACAGCGCGAGCGCGTCCTGCGTGCCGCCACGTCGGCGCCCTCCAAGCACAACACGCAGCCGTGGTGGTTCCGGTGGGACGGCGACGACCTCGAGGTGCACATCGACCCCGAGCGCGTGCTGCCCCGCGCCGATCCGGACGGCCGCGAGGCGCACATCGCGTGCGGCGCCGCCGCGTTCGCCGCGCGCCTGGGTTACGCGTCGCTCGGGCTCGGCACCGACACCGCCCTGCTCCCCGCCCCGCACGAACCGCTGTACGCCGCGCGCCTCCGGGTCGTGGGCGCCGCGCCCGACCCGCGGTTCGAGACGCTGTACTGGAGCCTGCCGAGCCGCCGCACCAACCGGGCGCCGTTCCGCGACACGGCCATCCCGTCGCTCGTCCTGGAGTATCTGCGCGACGCCGCGCGCGACGAGGGCACGTGGCTGCGGGTCGTCGGGCGCGAGCCGGCGTACGAACACCTGCTGACGCTCATCCGCGTGGCGACCGGCCTGGAGGACGACTACCTCCGCGAGGAACGCGCCGCCTGGGTGGACGCGCCCGACGCCCGGCACCGCCGCGACGGCGTGCCCGCCCGCAGCCTGGGCCCGCGACCGCAGGACCCCACCGGCGCGGTGCGCGACCTCGCCGTCGGACGGGACACCCCGGGGCGCGGCACGACCGCCTTCGAGCGCCACCCGACGCTCGCGGTCCTGGAGACCCGCGACGACACGCCGGTGCAGTGGCTCGTCGCGGGGCAGGCGCTGCTGCGCGTCCTGGTCACCGGCACCCGGTACGGCGTCGCCGCGTCGTTCGCCAACCAGGCCCTGGAATACCCCGACCTGCGGGACGAAGTCGCCTCCGAGGCCAAGCACTTCGGCACCGCGCAAATGGTGCTGCGGCTCGGCATGGGCACCGAGGTGCCGCCCACGCCGCGCCGACCCCTGAGCGACGTGGTCGGCCCGAGGACGCGCCACGTCTGA
- a CDS encoding amidohydrolase family protein: protein MHRDDMILISVDDHIIEPPDMFVNHLPERYKDDAPRLVHREDGTDVWQFRDTVITNSALNAVAGRPKEEYGLEPQGLDEIRPGCYDVDERVKDMNAGGMLAQMNFPSFPGFAARLFATEDVDFSLALVRAYNDWHVDEWCGRHPGRFIPMALPVIWDAQLCAAEVRRNAKKGVHSLTFTENPSALGYPSFHDEYWNPLWKACCDTNTVVSIHIGSSGRMVSLPSADSPPDVMITLQPMNIVSAAADLLWSRVIKDFPDIKIALSEGGTGWIPYFLERVDRTFDMHATWTLQDFGGKLPSEVFREHFLTCFISDPLGLKLRHDIGIDNITWECDYPHSDSMWPNAPEELWRDFTRHDVPDEDINKITFENAMRWYSFDPFTHIPRDQATVGALRAKAEGHDISVRSRSHRVVDPSDKLEAFRDRARMAAVAPS, encoded by the coding sequence ATGCACCGCGATGACATGATCCTGATCAGCGTCGACGACCACATCATCGAGCCGCCGGACATGTTCGTGAACCACCTGCCCGAGCGCTACAAGGACGACGCCCCGCGCCTCGTCCACCGCGAAGACGGCACCGACGTCTGGCAGTTCCGCGACACGGTGATCACGAACTCCGCGCTGAACGCCGTCGCCGGGCGCCCCAAGGAGGAGTACGGGCTGGAGCCCCAGGGCCTCGACGAGATCCGGCCCGGCTGCTACGACGTCGACGAGCGCGTCAAGGACATGAACGCGGGCGGGATGCTCGCGCAGATGAACTTCCCGTCGTTCCCCGGCTTCGCGGCCCGGCTCTTCGCCACCGAGGACGTGGACTTCTCCCTCGCGCTGGTCCGCGCGTACAACGACTGGCACGTCGACGAGTGGTGCGGCAGGCACCCGGGCCGCTTCATCCCGATGGCGCTGCCGGTGATCTGGGACGCCCAGTTGTGTGCCGCCGAGGTGCGCCGCAACGCGAAGAAGGGCGTGCACTCGCTCACCTTCACGGAGAACCCGTCGGCGCTCGGCTACCCCAGCTTCCACGACGAGTACTGGAACCCGCTGTGGAAGGCGTGCTGCGACACCAACACGGTCGTGTCGATCCACATCGGCTCGTCGGGACGCATGGTCTCACTGCCGTCTGCCGACTCGCCGCCGGACGTGATGATCACCCTCCAGCCGATGAACATCGTCTCGGCCGCGGCCGACCTGCTGTGGTCGCGCGTCATCAAGGACTTCCCGGACATCAAAATCGCGCTCTCCGAGGGCGGCACCGGGTGGATCCCCTACTTCCTGGAACGCGTCGACCGCACCTTCGACATGCACGCCACCTGGACGCTCCAGGACTTCGGCGGCAAGCTCCCGTCCGAGGTCTTCCGCGAGCACTTCCTCACGTGCTTCATCTCCGACCCCCTCGGCCTCAAGCTGCGCCACGACATCGGCATCGACAACATCACGTGGGAATGCGACTACCCGCACTCCGACTCGATGTGGCCGAACGCCCCCGAGGAACTGTGGCGCGACTTCACACGCCACGACGTCCCGGACGAGGACATCAACAAGATCACGTTCGAGAACGCCATGCGCTGGTACTCCTTCGACCCGTTCACCCACATCCCCCGCGACCAGGCCACCGTGGGCGCGCTGCGCGCCAAGGCCGAAGGACACGACATCAGCGTCCGGTCCCGCAGTCACCGCGTCGTGGACCCGTCCGACAAGCTGGAGGCGTTCCGCGACCGTGCCCGCATGGCCGCGGTGGCACCGAGCTGA
- a CDS encoding universal stress protein, with amino-acid sequence MTEDNDRTSAHVIVAVDGSPAADNAVDWAADEAALRGTRLEVLHAWEWKPYEGHEWYGEQLLGVSDDILEAAVTRARARRPELAITATVDHGVAEEVVGRAGDRAGLLVMGSRGRGGFTGMLLGSVSRSVAAEGRCPLLVVRAGLDGTAEPRFDGESPRVDTRVVVVGVADESCLPAVEAAHAEAVARGQRLRAVHAWSFPDMPAYGLAGAGPTAEAVRMCRENGEAVLTRTLERVRARHGDASDSVDVVEDVVNGGRARVMVEASRDASLVVVATHKRPGRIGRHLGPVTHALLHHAHAPVLLVPIP; translated from the coding sequence ATGACCGAGGACAACGACCGGACGAGCGCGCACGTGATCGTCGCGGTCGACGGATCGCCCGCCGCGGACAACGCGGTCGACTGGGCCGCCGACGAGGCCGCGCTGCGCGGCACCCGACTGGAGGTCCTGCACGCATGGGAGTGGAAGCCGTACGAGGGCCACGAGTGGTACGGCGAACAACTGCTCGGCGTGTCCGACGACATCCTTGAGGCCGCCGTGACCCGCGCGCGGGCGCGTCGCCCCGAGTTGGCGATCACCGCGACCGTCGACCACGGCGTCGCCGAGGAGGTCGTCGGCCGGGCCGGCGACCGGGCCGGGCTGCTGGTCATGGGCAGCCGGGGGCGCGGCGGCTTCACCGGCATGCTGCTCGGCTCGGTCAGCCGCTCCGTCGCGGCGGAGGGACGCTGCCCGCTGCTGGTGGTCCGTGCGGGGCTCGACGGCACCGCGGAGCCGAGGTTCGACGGGGAATCCCCGCGCGTCGACACACGCGTGGTGGTCGTGGGCGTCGCCGACGAGTCGTGCCTGCCGGCGGTCGAGGCCGCCCACGCCGAGGCCGTCGCGCGGGGGCAGCGCCTGCGGGCCGTGCACGCCTGGTCGTTCCCCGACATGCCGGCGTACGGGCTCGCCGGCGCGGGGCCGACCGCGGAGGCCGTCCGCATGTGCCGGGAGAACGGCGAGGCCGTCCTGACGCGGACGCTGGAGCGGGTGCGCGCACGGCACGGGGACGCGTCCGACTCCGTCGACGTGGTCGAGGACGTGGTCAACGGCGGGCGGGCCCGCGTCATGGTCGAGGCGTCGCGGGACGCCTCGCTCGTGGTCGTCGCGACGCACAAGCGCCCGGGCCGCATCGGACGCCACCTCGGCCCGGTGACCCACGCGCTGCTGCACCACGCGCACGCGCCGGTGCTGCTCGTCCCGATTCCGTGA